The sequence below is a genomic window from Flavobacterium lipolyticum.
TGATTTGCCTTTGTTTGTTCGAATTTCAGCTACAGATTGGGCAGAAGGAGGATGGAATCCGGAAGAATCCGTACAACTTTCGATACTCTTAAAAGAGAAAGGTGTGGATTTAATAGATACCTCGTCAGGCGGATTAGTTTCGCATCAGCAAATTCCTTTGCAACCCAATTATCAGGTTCCTTTCGCCGCCAAAATTAAAAAAGAGGCTTCTATTTTAACAGGGGCTGTCGGTTTAATTACAGAAGCAAAGCAAGCCGAAGAAATTTTGAAAAATGGTCAGGCCGATGTGATTTTGTTTGCTAGAGAATCGCTCAGAAATCCGAATTTGCCTTTAGATTTTGCTAAAGAATTAAACGACGATATTCAGTGGCCAAAACAATACGAAAGAGCGAAACTATAATATTTTTTTTCGCCACAAATTCACGAATTTATACAAATTATTGTGTTTAAAAACTTAACATAATTCGTGAATTACTTTGTCCGTTTGCTATTGCTCGGGTCATGACAGAAATAAAATACTTTTTAATCACAATAATCTGTGGCAAAAAACTAAACATAAAATGCAAAAAATAAAAACAGCACTATTATCATACGGAATGTCAGGGAAGGTATTTCATGCTCCATTTTTAGACATACACCCAGGGTTTGAATTATTGGGCTCCTGGGAAAGAAGCAAAAAACTCATTCAGCAGGACTATCCGGCTGTAAAAAGTTATGCTTCGATTGAGGATTTATTGGCGGATGACGTTGATCTGGTGATTGTAAACACCCCAGTGGGAACGCATTATGAGTATGCAAAACAAGTGCTTTTGAGCGGAAAACATGCTGTAGTTGAAAAAGCTTTTACCACAACAGCAGCCGAAGCTCAGGAACTGGATACAATTGCAAAAGAAAAAGGACTGAAATTGGCCGTTTTTCAAAACAGAAGATGGGATAGTGATTTTAAAACGGTTCAAAAAGTAATCAATGATCGGGTTTTAGGAGATTTGATCGAAGCTGAATTTCATTTTGACAGATACAATCCGTTATTAAGTCCTAAAGCACATAAAGAAACTGTAAATGATGGTGCCGGAATCCTGAAAGACTTAGGTCCTCATTTAATTGATCAGGCCGTTTGTTTGTTTGGTTCTCCAAATGCAGTTTTTGGAGACATTCGTTTTACCAGATCAAATACTTTGGTGGACGACTGGATTGATTTATTGCTGATTTACGAAAATTTCAGAGTTCGCTTGAAAGCCGGTTTTTTTGTGAGAGAAGCCAATCCTGCTTATGTGCTTCACGGTAAAAAAGGATCATTTTTAAAACCTCGTGGAGATGTTCAGGAAGATGATTTAAAATTGAGTAAAAAACCAAATCTGGAATCTTGGGGAACAGAATCAGAAGCCTTGCAAGGCCTTTTACACACGGAAATTGAGGGAGAAGTAATCAGGGAAAAAATCCCAACGCTTCAGGGCAATTATTTTTCCTTCTTTGATGGTGTTTATGAGGCTATCGTAAAGAATGAAAAAGAACCGGTTACCGCACAGGACGGAGTAAAAGTAATGCAGATTATCGAAGCGGCAATTGCAAGTCATACGCAGCAAAAAGTAATTAATTTATCGTGAAGTTACTCAGAGATTTGAGGAGTAAAACAGATTGTCAGAGATTTTTTAATTCTTGAAATCTGAAAATAAGTAGCATAATCTATAAAGTAAAACAACCAGAAGCAGTTAACGACAAAAAATCTTTGCCCCTTTGCGTCTCAGAACCTTCGTCTCTCAAAAAAATTATAAACATACAACGTTGTAAATCGAGTAATACTCAGGTTTTATAGGCCATAAAGCAGCTTTTTAGTACTTTTATAGTGTTAAATCCAAAACGAATTATTTTGATCGACTTCAATCCATTAGCATTATTCCAGACCAAAGGAAAAATTAAGAAAGCTTACAGAGAAGCTAAAATCTCCTATTTGAACCGAATTCGCTTGGCAGTTGGGATGTTTTATTTTGGAATGGGTTTAAGTTTTGCGACCTGGGCAAGTAGGATTCCGGACATTAAAACGGCATTACATTTAACGGAAGGAGATCTCGGTTCTATTCTTTTTGCTTTGCCGATGGGGCAATTGCTGATTATGCCATTCTCAGGCAAGATGGTTACGAAATTTGGCAGTCATCGAATTTTGATTCTTTCCTTAATCATGTATGTTTTGTGTCTGGCCAATTTAGGTTTGGCTACTACGGCCTTACAATTGTCATTAGGATTGTTTCTGTTTGGATTGTTTGGAAATCTGGCCAATATCGCGGTCAATACACAAGGCGTTTATACCGAAGTTCTTTTTAGGAAAACAATCATGTCGTCTTTTCATGGCATGTGGAGTTTTGCAGGATTTACCGGGGCTTTGGTAGGATTGGGAATGCTGGCTCTAAAATTAAGTCCTCTTCATCACTTTTTGATTGTGGCAGGAGTCGTATTAATAATGATTGCTTTTAACTTTAAGTTTTTAATCAAAGCCAAGGAAAAAATCAAAGTCAAGAGCGAGAAAAAGAAACTATTTGTAAAACCGGACAGCGCTTTAATCTGGCTTGGAGTGATTGGGTTTTGCAGTATGGCAAGCGAAGGTGTAATGTTTGACTGGAGCGGTGTATACTTTAAAGATATCGTAAAAGCACCTGGTCCATTGGTGATTTTGGGATACACTTCCTTCATGATTATGATGGCAAGCGGACGTTTTCTGGGAGACGGCTTGATCAATAAATTCGGACGTGAACGCGTGATGCAAATCAGTGGTGTTATGATTTCGGCCGG
It includes:
- a CDS encoding Gfo/Idh/MocA family protein, translated to MQKIKTALLSYGMSGKVFHAPFLDIHPGFELLGSWERSKKLIQQDYPAVKSYASIEDLLADDVDLVIVNTPVGTHYEYAKQVLLSGKHAVVEKAFTTTAAEAQELDTIAKEKGLKLAVFQNRRWDSDFKTVQKVINDRVLGDLIEAEFHFDRYNPLLSPKAHKETVNDGAGILKDLGPHLIDQAVCLFGSPNAVFGDIRFTRSNTLVDDWIDLLLIYENFRVRLKAGFFVREANPAYVLHGKKGSFLKPRGDVQEDDLKLSKKPNLESWGTESEALQGLLHTEIEGEVIREKIPTLQGNYFSFFDGVYEAIVKNEKEPVTAQDGVKVMQIIEAAIASHTQQKVINLS
- a CDS encoding MFS transporter, producing the protein MIDFNPLALFQTKGKIKKAYREAKISYLNRIRLAVGMFYFGMGLSFATWASRIPDIKTALHLTEGDLGSILFALPMGQLLIMPFSGKMVTKFGSHRILILSLIMYVLCLANLGLATTALQLSLGLFLFGLFGNLANIAVNTQGVYTEVLFRKTIMSSFHGMWSFAGFTGALVGLGMLALKLSPLHHFLIVAGVVLIMIAFNFKFLIKAKEKIKVKSEKKKLFVKPDSALIWLGVIGFCSMASEGVMFDWSGVYFKDIVKAPGPLVILGYTSFMIMMASGRFLGDGLINKFGRERVMQISGVMISAGLFTAVFLPYLIPCTIAFMAVGLGVATIVPTVYSMAGKNPTVPPGEALTIVSSVSFLGFLMGPPVIGHIAETFGLQFSFAFIGIFGVLIAFMVSKIRIAS